The Malus domestica chromosome 06, GDT2T_hap1 genome has a segment encoding these proteins:
- the LOC103446666 gene encoding uncharacterized protein — MTQKQHIETFVIKQIDEARVNYHTLLSGALDCTRWLLRQGLAFRGHDESLKSSNRGNYIELMQFLADHNEKVRKVVFENAPKNLNYTSSDIQKDLVRACASETINAITKDMEGTFFSLLVDGSRDASTKKQMAVVLRYVNKTGEAIEKFLDVQHVSSTTSSSLEDVI, encoded by the coding sequence ATgacacaaaaacaacacattGAAACATTTGTGATCAAGCAAATTGATGAAGCTCGCGTTAATTATCACACTTTACTGAGTGGAGCACTTGATTGCACAAGATGGTTGTTGCGACAGGGTTTGGCTTTTCGTGGGCACGATGAGTCTTTGAAATCAAGCAATAGGGGTAATTATATAGAGCTTATGCAATTTCTTGCTGATCATAATGAGAAAGTTAGGAAGGTTGTGTTTGAGAATGCACCCAAGAATCTCAATTATACTTCTTCTGATATTCAAAAGGATCTTGTTCGTGCTTGTGCTAGTGAAACTATTAATGCAATCACTAAAGATATGGAaggtacatttttttctctcttggtTGATGGATCACGTGATGCTTCCACTAAAAAGCAAATGGCGGTGGTATTGCGTTATGTGAACAAAACAGGAGAAGCAATTGAAAAGTTTTTGGATGTTCAACATGTCTCCTCTACAACTAGTAGCTCACTTGAAGATGTCATTTAG
- the LOC139196852 gene encoding uncharacterized protein — protein sequence MIGELNGLKTKILNKYPQAFYIHCFAHQLQLALVFVAKENKDVANFFINASSLVNLIGSSCKRHDAFIEKQQEQIQKALDLGNLETSKGLNQESSLMCPCDTQWNSHYGTIVSVIVMFEDVVEVVEWIKSDRNQDNLGETTRLFKDIQTFDFAFHLFLMRLILGITNELSQALQKKDQDIVNAMALVEVCKQRLQSLKDDDFGDLFLDVERFCEEHDIIIPNMEDLHFVPGKSRHKAPKTTNFYYYRVDLYFQVLVLQLKELIDRFNEMHSEFSSLRIIRDLAKELVKTGRCESYKLVYKLLTLILVLPVATASVERAFSAMKIVKTPLRNKMGDQWLSDSMVVYIERDVDNELICDVFMT from the exons ATGATAGGTGAGTTAAATGGtcttaaaacaaagattttgaaCAAATACCCTCAAGCATTTTATATTCATTGTTTTGCACACCAACTCCAACTAGCTCTTGTATTTGTGGCAAAGGAAAATAAGGATGTTgccaatttcttcatcaatgcAAGTAGTTTGGTGAATCTTATTGGATCATCATGCAAGCGTCATGATGCATTTATAGagaaacaacaagaacaaattcAGAAAGCTCTTGATCTTGGTAATCTTGAAACGAGTAAAGGGTTAAATCAAGAAAGTAGTCTCATGTGTCCATGTGATACACAGTGGAACTCGCACTATGGTACTATAGTTAGTGTTATTGTTATGTTTGAAGACGTGGTAGAGGTGGTTGAATGGATTAAAAGTGATCGTAACCAAGATAATCTCGGTGAAACAACTAGGTTATTCAAAGACATACAAACTTTTGATTTTGCGTTTCACCTTTTCTTGATGAGACTTATATTGGGAATTACTAATGAGTTATCACAAGCATTGCAAAAGAaagatcaagatattgtgaatgcGATGGCGTTAGTGGAAGTATGCAAGCAAAGACTACAATCCTTGAAAGATGATGACTTTGGGGACTTGTTTCTTGATGTAGAAAGGTTTTGTGAGGAGCATGATATTATCATTCCTAACATGGAGGATTTGCATTTTGTACCAGGAAAATCAAGGCATAAAGCTCCAAAAACCACAAACTTCTATTACTATCGTGTGGACCtctattttcaagtccttgTTTTGCAACTAAAGGAATTGATTGATCGCTTCAATGAG atGCATAGTGAGTTTTCATCATTGAGAATAATTAGGGATCTTGCAAAAGAGTTAGTGAAGACCGGGAGGTGTGAAAGCTATAAGTTAGTGTACAAGCTTCTTACATTGATTTTGGTGTTACCGGTTGCAACAGCTTCGGTGGAGAGagctttttctgctatgaagattgtaaaaacaccattgcgtaacaaaatgggagatcaatggttgagcgATAGCAtggttgtttacattgagagagaTGTTGATAATGAGCTTATATGCGACGTTTTCATGACATGA